A single window of Leptolyngbyaceae cyanobacterium DNA harbors:
- a CDS encoding CHAT domain-containing protein: MKNTLFARIVTVFAFTLSFASVGERSGAAPTPNFFCGIKDGVPTTIAHTSRGDVPVIRWVSDYFSNAGYTPQRRCIEVSEKFQTFYNNGTLNYITTGVINRQPVVCVAETPGSPCSEVLFTLEKKDDPNVVLQQLFNVRVRATTAAITRGGSLINQNEPIYINVNDYLNKTPAEEGISPLSETILPRESVKSQVFVSDNGNQETNPPNLVEALSQVNSTEAVSAIEQSWERDYENYFKTNLSNTAFGSREIAETLAKLAKQTGKKPALIYAVPTPERLELILVLPQQAPIRKMLPEANKDALLNVVRQFTREVTDPTRVNTTTYLPAAQKLYGWLIAPLASELASNQIDTLIFCMGSGLRSIPLAALHDGQKFLVEKYSIGLIPAFNMTDTLYKDIKNLPVLAMGASEFKEQAPLISVPVELSAILEDVSGVLWPGSWQGKQFLNQQFTLNNLRNQRASQRFGIVHLATHAEFRSGSPNNSYIQFWDSKLTLDKMRQLQWNNPPVELLVLSACRTAVGDEDAEMGFAGLAVNSGVKSALASLWSVSDIATLALMTEFYQQLRVAPIKAEGLRQTQIEMLRGNVRFEDGKLQGPMLGEGVFLPPKLAALGNTDFKHPFYWAAFTMIGSPW, encoded by the coding sequence ATGAAAAATACGTTATTTGCCCGGATAGTGACTGTTTTCGCTTTCACGTTAAGTTTTGCTTCTGTTGGCGAGCGCTCCGGTGCTGCCCCAACTCCAAACTTCTTCTGCGGTATAAAAGATGGTGTCCCGACTACGATCGCCCATACTTCACGGGGAGATGTACCGGTAATTCGATGGGTTTCCGATTATTTCAGCAACGCGGGGTACACTCCCCAGCGACGCTGCATAGAAGTTTCGGAAAAATTCCAAACTTTTTACAATAATGGAACGCTCAATTATATCACCACTGGAGTAATCAATCGCCAACCAGTGGTATGCGTTGCCGAAACTCCTGGCAGTCCTTGCAGTGAAGTGCTATTTACTTTAGAAAAAAAAGACGATCCGAATGTCGTATTGCAACAATTATTTAACGTGCGAGTTCGCGCTACAACAGCAGCAATTACGAGAGGAGGAAGCCTAATTAATCAAAATGAACCTATATATATCAATGTCAATGATTATTTAAATAAAACTCCGGCGGAGGAAGGTATTTCTCCATTGAGCGAAACAATTTTACCAAGAGAATCAGTAAAATCTCAAGTTTTTGTGTCTGACAATGGAAATCAGGAAACTAATCCTCCTAATTTGGTAGAAGCTCTTTCCCAAGTCAACTCGACTGAGGCGGTATCCGCGATCGAACAAAGTTGGGAAAGGGATTATGAAAACTATTTTAAAACTAATCTTTCTAACACGGCTTTTGGGTCAAGAGAAATCGCAGAAACTTTAGCTAAATTAGCGAAACAAACTGGCAAAAAGCCAGCCTTAATTTATGCAGTACCGACTCCCGAACGACTGGAATTGATATTAGTTTTACCTCAGCAAGCACCGATTCGGAAAATGTTACCGGAAGCGAACAAAGACGCGCTGTTGAATGTGGTGAGACAGTTCACCAGAGAAGTAACAGACCCTACCAGAGTAAATACAACTACCTATTTACCTGCTGCTCAAAAGTTATACGGGTGGTTAATTGCACCGCTAGCATCTGAATTGGCAAGTAATCAAATAGATACTTTAATTTTCTGTATGGGTAGTGGTTTGCGGAGTATACCTTTAGCAGCTTTGCACGATGGGCAAAAGTTTTTAGTTGAAAAGTACAGTATCGGATTAATTCCAGCTTTTAACATGACCGATACTCTTTATAAAGATATTAAAAATTTACCAGTATTGGCAATGGGTGCTTCTGAATTTAAGGAACAAGCACCTTTAATTTCCGTGCCTGTTGAGTTGTCAGCAATTTTAGAAGACGTTTCCGGAGTACTTTGGCCCGGTTCTTGGCAGGGAAAACAGTTTTTAAATCAGCAATTTACTTTAAATAATTTGAGGAATCAACGAGCGTCTCAACGGTTTGGAATCGTTCATTTAGCTACTCATGCCGAATTCAGATCGGGATCGCCGAATAACTCTTATATTCAGTTTTGGGATAGTAAATTAACACTGGATAAAATGAGACAATTGCAATGGAATAATCCACCAGTGGAATTGTTAGTATTGAGTGCTTGTCGGACGGCAGTGGGAGATGAAGATGCGGAGATGGGTTTTGCGGGTTTAGCGGTGAATAGCGGCGTAAAGTCAGCACTGGCTAGTTTGTGGAGTGTTAGCGATATTGCAACTTTGGCACTGATGACTGAATTTTATCAACAGTTAAGAGTAGCGCCAATTAAGGCGGAGGGATTGAGACAAACGCAAATCGAAATGTTGCGGGGAAACGTGCGTTTTGAGGATGGAAAATTGCAAGGGCCAATGTTAGGAGAAGGGGTATTTTTGCCACCTAAATTAGCTGCTTTGGGAAATACGGATTTCAAACATCCTTTTTATTGGGCGGCTTTTACGATGATTGGTAGTCCTTGGTAA